The Juglans regia cultivar Chandler chromosome 10, Walnut 2.0, whole genome shotgun sequence genome includes the window ttgagcctgttatttgatgatgataaaaagtaactagttaaatttataaaagtgaatttcttAATCAAATTCTGGCTAAAGTTTGTTGAGAGCATAACTAATGCTCTTACTAACGGTAGAGCGGCAGCTGGGAGCGGTGGCCGTAGCGCcgctcaattttattttcaacgGACAACTCATCAAGATCCTTGACCCTTTTTCATTTCGCTTCTATTCCCGATCCAGATAGGCGGGCAGAGCGAGCGAAAATGAACCCAGACGAAGGCGTTCGTGGAGCACTACTTCTCGACTTTCGAAACCGAGCGGCGTTGGCGAACTTGTACCGGGAGAGCTCCATGCTGACCTTCGAAGTCCAGAAGATCCAGAGCTCGCAGAACATTGTGGCCAAGCTCACCAGCCTCCCCTTCCAGCAGTGCAAGCACGCCATCACCACCACGACGGCAATCTTCAGCTCGCTGGTGAACAACACGCGCTCAGATTCAGTCAGGTATTTCCTCAAACATCTAATAAGCTGAATATATTCGGTTAATGCTTGTTTCTGAAGGCGTAGCCATCGATTTATGCACTTGCCAGTGCAATATACGGCGTGTGGAAAATCAAACTTTTGATTGGTTGAACACGCGAAcattttccaaatatttctCGTAATCTACTAACAGCCTTGAGCTTTTTTAACTTCCATCGTATTTATATCAAGATCTCACTTGAACATTCCCCTGTGGCTAGATTGTTCCCAACTTATGAATGCTTCTGTTTCTCCTGTAATTCCTGCCTTCCATGTTATGCCTCAATTTTCTGTAGATGTTCCATCTGATACCGACACCACAGGGGAGCTTTTACGTGTTGAATGACATTTTTCGCTTGAACTATGCACGAGTGTTAAGATTCAGGAACTTGACAGAAGagtatttttttggaaaaaaaaaaaaatcattatttgaCATCTAAAATTCAATCCAGGTTGTGCCATAGCCATTGCTTTTatgtttctttctctctctctgtcttctAACTTGGAGGTGGCGTGATCACGGGGGTATGAAATGCTACCACCAGAATATTTCTGTCATAAGCAATAAAAAGTGCTTTTTGAGCTCCAAGATTATAAACGTCGTTCTTTCACGAGACCCCTTTCACATTATCAGTTTCACTTTAGTTAATAGACTGTAAAGATTGACTGGCAAGGAGACAATCAAAACTGTATGAGAGTCCTACGTCCGCAGTTGCCTTCGACGGTAGCAGTGCATTGCATGTGAcctgtataatatataatgtgaatCTGAATAGCTTGATTCTCTAACCTTCACTTTTTCAGTTTCCTAGTCATCAACTCCTTTGTCCCTTCCTCCCAAAGCAAAACTTAACCTTTATAATCATCTTACCTTCTCAATTCCATTGCCACTCCTTGTGAACTTTAAGAGAGACTACAGAGAGGTCCAGTGAGGgtttagaaagagagagatcaatcaattggaagaagaagaagaaaaagatgtcGGATTGGGGGCCGGTGTTTGTGGCCGTGGTGCTCTTCATACTGCTCACGCCGGGGTTACTGATTCAGATGCCGGGGAAAAACCGCTACGTAGAATTTGGCAACTTACAGACGAGTGGAGTGTCCATTCTGGTTCATTCCGTCCTCTATTTTGCTCTAATGTGCATCTTCTTGTTAGCTATTGGAGTCCACATGTACCTGGGCTCATAGATCCCAGAATAAACACCATCCATATCTGCAAGTTCCCGAGCTAGTGGTAACGTTGTGTGCTTCTAATCTCTGTTGTCATGTCCCATCGATTTCTTCTgtaatgaaaattgaaattgtGTGCTTCTATTACTTCTATTGCAATTTTTCCATTGATTCTCCCTATTAATGACAAATGGTTTGAGTTTGACTTGTTTGTATGCATAGTTCTTAACCACTCAAATTCACCCGATCCAAAATTCTACCGAGACTATACAGGATGATATGCAATTTCACATGGCATATTGCCTTGTGGTTTGCACATCTCTGtctctcccttttcttttttcttttttaatgagcAAAAGAGGACAACAATATAACAGAAAATATGGTCACGGTGGACTGAATTCAAAATTGGGATGAAgaatttgggttggatggaATGTATATATGAATGCTTGACAAGGATATTGTTGGAAATGGGGCTATGCTTGACAAGAATTTGGGTGGATGCCATCTCATTTTCAACAATGTTAATGTAGTTGGAGTGATCAGGAAGGATCTGCGCGATAAGACTAGATGGGGAaagtataaaattttcaaagtaCGGTGAACATTACACGCTAGAGGCAAATCTTGAATCTATGCGTTACTTTAATTAGGTTATCAGGCTCATGGGCACCGTCTGAACAAAAGGCTGAAAAGGCCATACATTCGATGCCTTAATGTATAGCGAGTGATTGGTAGAGGGTGAAAACAAGCACAAAAtcttaggggatgtttggaaacattgtatatcatctcatctcattgtatttcatctcatctcatctcattcttcaAGCATCGCTTAATCTTTGATTTGAGCAGGGAAGAGGGATCATTTTTGCTATGCAAATTTGATGCTTAGAAGGCCGTTTGAGATTTCTTCAAATTGTCTATATTAagtgaaaatcaaaatatatagtCGTGTAAGCAAACCAAAGTGACAGTTATTTCTAGCGGCGGTGATATCTGGATTGAACTGATCATGATGACTGGTGGGGAGAAACAGGGCGAGTAAGCGCCATCCTCTGTTCTTTATGTAATTTGTAGCCACGCTCCAATCAAAGAAGATACAAACAAACATGTTGTGTTTGTTCGCATCTGAAACAGAGCATCACAGCCGAGGTAATTTGTAATCATTCATTTTTCGAGAACCGTACGGTCGTTTGTCTTCCTGCAGTTGTAACTTAAACTGCTGAATCAAGGACGATATTATCATGGATCAAGCGACTGTATTCTACATGGAAATAAATCTAAGCACAAAAAAGTTGAGGGGACACCAAGTAATCTTCATAATCTCTTCCTTTCAAGTTGCGTGAGGCTTACATCGATCAAAAGCAGGAAATAAAAGAGTAGAGCATCAAACCTTTTTTCAACCTTACTGCTTGCTAGACGTAGAGGTGAATGTGAAGAATAACAAGGAACAGAATAAGAAACAAACCGTAGAGAACTGTGTGCACAAAAATGGAAGCAATGCTAGTCTTCCTGTTCATGAAATCAAGGGGACGATTCTTGCCAGGCATTTGAAAGAGTGTTCCTGGTGACAGAATTGCAAACAGAGCCGCAGCTATGAGGGAAGCAGCCCAATCGTTCATTCTAAGCAGTAACAAACCacaccaaaacaaacaaattcaatttccaacagcagcagcagaagaagaagaagaatcaggCAAGCATGTAAAAAAGGGCTTTGGATGCCATGCTTATATATTACTTCGGAATCTTGGACGGGGGAACAGAATTTCCTAAAGCTGGAACTTTAATTCCCAACCACTAAACtttattcttcctcttttttatttatttatttatttaaagttatTTCTGCTCTCTATTGGATAAGGCCAAGCATCATTTTCTATTGTTGTCAAGCCCAGAAGGAGTGCAATAATAACTACTAAGGGTGGATGATTATGCAGTCTGCAATCATTGGAGGCCCCAATAACGGATGGAGTTGGGTGACACCACTCCAATCAATGCCGTCCAtttcatcacttttttttttttcttggatgaTTCAACTATTTGAGTAAAAATTgcatttataataaatttgtttatggatacatataatatattaccgATGTAAATTCTATGTCAGCtcgtattttgtttttttttttaatataaatataataaatttacgCACCAACTTATAAATgtaataactaaaaaaattaaagtaatattgtttttttttttgtttttattaataatcccactgttttgaatatattaaactttatcatttcttattcatatttatcatttgaaTATATACCACCATTAGACATGATAACTTTTTTGAAATGCATGTAAAAGTCATTGTCTAtagtataactttttttttaaatgcactTTAAATTCCAAATTCTTATCCCTTTCTTAACATGCacatatataattgatattcaaaattataatgtgTTATAATTTGTAATTGGTATACTCAGCTGAACTCAGTTAAAATGTCTTAACTTTAGGGCCAGTTTAGattttaaa containing:
- the LOC108987075 gene encoding uncharacterized protein LOC108987075, whose translation is MNDWAASLIAAALFAILSPGTLFQMPGKNRPLDFMNRKTSIASIFVHTVLYGLFLILFLVILHIHLYV
- the LOC108987072 gene encoding uncharacterized protein LOC108987072, giving the protein MNPDEGVRGALLLDFRNRAALANLYRESSMLTFEVQKIQSSQNIVAKLTSLPFQQCKHAITTTTAIFSSLVNNTRSDSVRETTERSSEGLERERSINWKKKKKKMSDWGPVFVAVVLFILLTPGLLIQMPGKNRYVEFGNLQTSGVSILVHSVLYFALMCIFLLAIGVHMYLGS